From the Saccharomyces paradoxus chromosome V, complete sequence genome, the window TGAAAGgacgaaaagaaaaaattgaaagggaagaagaattgaTTTTATATTAAGCAAGAGGAAGGAAAGGGAATTGAGTTGTGATTACGGaattttagttttttttcactgtTTATTTAAACCAAAAGGTGtggaagagaaagagagagaaaaaagttcTGTTATTCGTTAACAAAATTGAGTATCCGCGCCGGAAAAATAGCGAGAGGTTTTTTCGAAGTAAAGCTTGCAAGGGCTGCAGACGGATTTCGAAAACAGCTCAACGGCGTGGCGACGAGTTGCGTCAGGGTGTTGGCCAGTGCTACCGCGGGTGGCGCTGCACGGGTGTAGGCAGAGCGGGCTAGAGCGCGGTTTTGGAGAGGGCCCGAGCCGCTGTGACTGGAGGATTGCGGTAATTTGGTAGCGCGCCCTCGTTTGTCGTGCTCTTTCCGAGTTCCGGAACTCTTTCCCGAGCGGTTAATGCGCTAAGTCTGGTAAATCGTATACAATGATTATACGTCCGTGATGATAACTTTACTGCGCGCTGGTTGCGTGCATTCGTCACTCATAACAAAACGAAGTACACAATACGTAAACAAGCTGCGAAGAAATCTATATACAAGGGGAGGAAACAGAACTTAAGGCAATACAGCTCATCACAGATCATTACAATACAATATGCCGACCAAGTCTACTTTTAGTCGTTGGAAGAAGGCGGACCTAATTGACCTGGCCAACAAGCTGGAAATCGACGGCTTCCCCAACTACGCCAAGAAAAGTGATATGATCGATTACCTCGAATCGCACTTGAATCATCTTGAGAAACCTGTGGATTTCAAAGACGACTACCCGGAACTAAAGTCTTTTTATGAGTCGATGACAGTGGAGCAGTCTAAGGATGAACGGAACGAGTCCGGATCTGGGTCCTCTGAGACCGCCACAAATGATTCCGATCTGGAGAAAGCGTATATCAAGGACgaggatgatgaaaagCCGCAATCTGGCGATGAAGCAAGGGCGGCAAAGCCGCTTTCCAGTAGGAATGCAATTTCAAACGCGAAAACAAACTACAATTTATTGGATTTCAGCTCAGACAACGACTCGTCTACTTCTGCGTTGACTAAGTTTAAGTTTAACTTTCAAGAATACCTCTCTGATATCAGATACCAAGCGCAGAAACTGAATGAAAATGTTCAGGATTATCTGTCTACTATTTCCTCCGTCGACACGATTTTCTCCTTGTtggaattttcttttctgctGAGAAACACATTAGCCGCCGGGCAGCCGAcctcctcttcttcgcTCACATCGTCGCTCGAAGCCGCCGTTGCCGCCCATAATAAATATCAATGCACACTCGATTTCTGTCTACCAATACTCACGTGGCTGCTCTTCTTCAGGGGTATTCCGTCGTTAGTGTCATACTATATCAACTTCATCCGCTACGATTTGAACATCGAGTTGGACCCGATGACTTTCAATCTCACAAAATTTCTGATTTCTTTGgcaattttcaaaacctgtaataataaaaacatAGATTTCCATTCTTTCCAATGTGTGAACCAACTATGGACGCAGCTCTGTACAGTGAATCACTCTCTTGGTATGGTACCTCTAGTATTTTCCATCGTTAGTTGCCTCCTCACTCTATACGTATTatagtatattttcttatatatatgtatatacgCGTACTTATGCCGCGACGGTGTATTTACTACTCTGTACTATTGTAATAAACTTTTCTCCTCCTTtccctctttttcttccagaAGGGCACTTGCTTTGATGAGCATTTTGTAGATTTCAATGTTTTCAAATGGAGGTATAACTTCATTGCTAAACATCGGACCCATTCCAACGAATATAGACGCCATGTCACTACAGTTGTCAAAGTTGTATCCATGTGTGCCCATAATACCGACACGTACATCACTGGTTTCTTTTACAATGGCGTAGTGTTCATCGGCGAGAATCCAGATATCGCCCACTCTATCGTCATAGGTATGCTTCTTGCCATCGTATTGGAAATATTTCCAGCTTGGCTCGAAATCCTCTTTCAGGATCACGTGAAATTTTCTAGATAATTCCCCTCCATAAACTTTCTCCAATTGAACTTCAATTAAGTCACGAATCCATTGTTTGTCTCGAGggtttttcaaacataCCATCATCATGGGGCCCTCGTTATAGAGGTGCGAAATAAATGCGGATATTGCGTCGCCCGGGAACATCCTTTCCCACACAACAACATGCTCACCGTCATTCGTGTTGACATTGCTCATGCCATGGTCACTGACAATCATAACATTGCtaattttcaacaaatttctttcttggaGGCCTTCAATTAAACCGCGAAAGAATCCATCGACTTCACTGATTAGCTTTTGTAGCCGCTTATCTCTCAAATCGTATCCAAAATTGTGTCCGTACGAATCAACATTAGGTATATAACTTAAGACCAATTCAGGTCTGTCTTTTAGCTGAGGCATATCTACGTATCGGAAAATTTGAGCTAATTTATCTTGGAGTCCTTCCCACTGATCGAATTTGTCATAATAGAATGGCATCCTTTCCCTAGGTACATCTCCGTACTTCTCGTACACAACGTCACTCCCGGGCCACATATGCGTGGCCACTTTATACTCGCCCTGTGATTTGGTTTGCAGTAGTTGCCAGATGGGGTCAGCCACATTGCTCCAAATTCTTGAGTCGAGGTTATTTGGTCTAAATTCACTACTCGTGGAATTATCCCAGAACATGTTGGAAACAATGCCGTGCTCAATGGGGTATTTCCCCGTTACCATGCTCCAGTGGTTGGGAAATGTCTGTGTGGGAAAACTTGGAATCATGTACGGTGCAGCTGTGATATTCATATCGTACGGTGACCGCAAATTGTGCAAGTTGTAAAGAAATGGCGTGTGTTTTGCATCTATCAATCTCGGATGGAACCCATCGATAGATATCAATATCGTCAACGTCTTGAAATCATGTGTGCCATTGAAGTAAGTATTCGATCTATTCACAGTTGTCCGGGGTTCAGTGTAATTAGCTATTGAGCATTTGGGATATGAAAGCAACCCGATAAGAATTATACTGCAAAGCAAAAGTTTAAATAAGTGACGTCGTGATATTACGGGAGCCCTTATGTTGGTATCActtccattatttttttcaaggtcAATAAATTGCTCCAAAGGAAGCA encodes:
- the GTT3 gene encoding Gtt3p (similar to YEL017W), giving the protein MPTKSTFSRWKKADLIDLANKLEIDGFPNYAKKSDMIDYLESHLNHLEKPVDFKDDYPELKSFYESMTVEQSKDERNESGSGSSETATNDSDLEKAYIKDEDDEKPQSGDEARAAKPLSSRNAISNAKTNYNLLDFSSDNDSSTSALTKFKFNFQEYLSDIRYQAQKLNENVQDYLSTISSVDTIFSLLEFSFLLRNTLAAGQPTSSSSLTSSLEAAVAAHNKYQCTLDFCLPILTWLLFFRGIPSLVSYYINFIRYDLNIELDPMTFNLTKFLISLAIFKTCNNKNIDFHSFQCVNQLWTQLCTVNHSLGMVPLVFSIVSCLLTLYVL
- the NPP2 gene encoding nucleotide diphosphatase/phosphodiesterase NPP2 (Nucleotide pyrophosphatase/phosphodiesterase~similar to YEL016C) — encoded protein: MLPLEQFIDLEKNNGSDTNIRAPVISRRHLFKLLLCSIILIGLLSYPKCSIANYTEPRTTVNRSNTYFNGTHDFKTLTILISIDGFHPRLIDAKHTPFLYNLHNLRSPYDMNITAAPYMIPSFPTQTFPNHWSMVTGKYPIEHGIVSNMFWDNSTSSEFRPNNLDSRIWSNVADPIWQLLQTKSQGEYKVATHMWPGSDVVYEKYGDVPRERMPFYYDKFDQWEGLQDKLAQIFRYVDMPQLKDRPELVLSYIPNVDSYGHNFGYDLRDKRLQKLISEVDGFFRGLIEGLQERNLLKISNVMIVSDHGMSNVNTNDGEHVVVWERMFPGDAISAFISHLYNEGPMMMVCLKNPRDKQWIRDLIEVQLEKVYGGELSRKFHVILKEDFEPSWKYFQYDGKKHTYDDRVGDIWILADEHYAIVKETSDVRVGIMGTHGYNFDNCSDMASIFVGMGPMFSNEVIPPFENIEIYKMLIKASALLEEKEGKEEKSLLQ